A genomic stretch from Octopus sinensis linkage group LG14, ASM634580v1, whole genome shotgun sequence includes:
- the LOC115218843 gene encoding zinc finger protein 2-like: protein MEKTSSDKSGKNLVSNTSERNHPHSICSASSSNGTSCANSPSHVTAAINMHSKQFMQHYPWQAQRFPHVPDKSWCSEIYSNQFAQRCYLQSHGIFPAAGTAAAGSCSDKAFHCAASYMNQFTQRCFLQTHDRLQNFDKQAIDVNDYMKHLHGGAYQPKHCQAANNNSIVSSGCSGGGSCSVGGGGSCSIGGGGGGGGGSCGVGSGSSSCSVNLTSNNSSCGNTNHRNSISTTSNNNNNNNNTNSNNNNNNNNNNNTSNNSNTSVYPKQVAQVQHAVKTQPPSSPNTKVPLQQPHHMLLLQPPPPIEKPFHCDLCPKQFARRNTLQMHKRIHTGEKLFHCSYCDKRFVHRDKLQIHERTHTGEKPFHCTYCTKQFSRKDKLKIHECSHTGLKPYHCSYCDKRFVQREKLKIHTRIHTGERPYSCDICFKQFARGDKLQIHRRTHTGEKPFHCEYCPKNFVQRDNLVIHRRTHTGEKPFSCEVCSKRFARGDKLQIHRRTHTGEKPFHCEYCPKTFAQRDNLVIHRRTHTGEKPFSCEFCPKQFSRSDKLQLHRRTHTGEKLFHCKYCSKQFVQRDKLQIHERTHTGEKPFHCEICSKKFARKDRLQIHKKTHTGEKPFHCDLCPKQFAQRDNLKIHRRIHTGEKPFHCEICSRQFARKDKLQIHRKTHMIEKVAFNCDICHKQFESKEMLMSHQQLNHAPPPPPPPPPPPPPPLTNNDTSHLCCQVCNREFATVEKLQNHEKTHKPVRNNFLKPTSCKNIKEYTPMSTLLWQSIYP from the coding sequence ATGGAGAAGACTTCATCTGATAAATCCGGTAAAAACCTGGTCTCCAACACCAGCGAGCGGAATCACCCTCATAGCATTTGTTCGGCAAGCAGCAGCAATGGTACCAGCTGTGCGAATAGTCCGAGCCATGTCACAGCCGCCATCAACATGCACTCAAAGCAGTTCATGCAACATTATCCATGGCAGGCTCAACGCTTCCCTCACGTCCCCGACAAGTCGTGGTGCAGTGAGATATACAGCAACCAGTTTGCTCAGCGTTGTTACTTACAGTCTCATGGTATTTTCCCAGCGGCTGGCACCGCTGCTGCGGGCAGCTGCTCCGACAAGGCTTTCCACTGCGCCGCCAGCTACATGAACCAGTTCACGCAGCGGTGTTTCCTGCAGACGCACGACCGGCTGCAGAACTTTGATAAACAGGCGATAGACGTTAACGACTACATGAAGCACTTGCATGGGGGTGCATACCAGCCGAAGCATTGCCAGGCTGCTAACAACAATAGCATAGtgagtagtggttgtagtggtgggggTAGTTGTAGTGTCGGGGGTGGCGGCAGCTGTAGCAttgggggtggtgggggtgggggtggaggtagttgtggtgttggtagtggtagtagtagctgcagtgtTAACCTGAccagtaacaacagcagctgcGGCAACACCAACCATCGCAATAGCATatccaccaccagcaacaacaacaacaacaacaacaacactaacagcaacaataacaataacaacaacaacaataacaacaccagcaataacagcaacacgtCTGTTTATCCTAAGCAAGTAGCACAGGTGCAGCACGCTGTGAAGACCCAGCCCCCCTCTTCGCCAAACACAAAGGTGCCCCTTCAGCAGCCCCACCACATGCTCCTTCTGCAGCCCCCTCCACCCATCGAGAAGCCCTTCCACTGTGACCTTTGTCCAAAGCAGTTTGCACGTAGGAATACTTTGCAGAtgcacaaacgcattcacacaggtgagaagctGTTCCACTGCAGCTACTGCGACAAGCGATTCGTGCACCGAGATAAACTTCAGATACATGAGCGGACTCACACGGGGGAGAAACCGTTTCACTGCACTTACTGCACGAAACAGTTTTCTCGTAAGGACAAATTAAAGATTCACGAGTGCTCTCACACGGGATTAAAACCTTATCACTGCAGCTACTGCGACAAACGGTTTGTCCAAAGAGAAAAACTAAAGATCCACACGAGAATCCATACGGGGGAACGTCCGTATTCGTGTGACATTTGTTTCAAGCAATTTGCGCGCGGTGATAAGCTTCAAATTCATCGTAGaactcacacaggagagaaaccattccaCTGTGAATACTGTCCGAAGAACTTTGTCCAGCGTGATAACCTGGTTATACACAGACGGACCcatactggggagaaaccattCTCTTGCGAAGTATGTTCCAAGCGATTTGCTCGCGGTGATAAGTTGCAAATCCATCGCAGAACACATACGGGTGAGAAACCGTTCCATTGTGAATACTGTCCGAAGACTTTTGCTCAAAGAGATAATTTAGTCATACATAGACGTACCCATACGGGGGAGAAGCCCTTCTCCTGTGAATTCTGTCCCAAGCAGTTCTCTCGGAGCGACAAGCTCCAGTTGCATCGTAGGACCCACACGGGGGAGAAATTGTTCCATTGTAAGTATTGTTCAAAGCAGTTTGTCCAAAGGGACAAACTTCAGATCCATGAACGAACTCACACGGGCGAGAAGCCGTTCCACTGTGAGATTTGTTCAAAGAAGTTTGCTCGTAAAGACAGGCTGCAGATCCACAAGAAGACGCACACGGGTGAAAAGCCGTTCCACTGCGACCTTTGCCCGAAGCAGTTTGCGCAGCGAGACAACCTGAAGATTCACCGGAGGATTCACACGGGCGAGAAGCCGTTCCACTGCGAAATCTGTTCGCGGCAGTTTGCCAGGAAGGACAAACTGCAGATCCACCGGAAGACTCACATGATCGAGAAGGTTGCGTTCAACTGCGACATATGCCACAAACAGTTCGAATCGAAGGAGATGCTGATGAGTCACCAGCAATTAAACCATGCTCCGccaccgcctccgccgccgccaccaccacctccgccgcccCTCACCAATAACGACACCTCACATTTATGCTGCCAGGTTTGCAACCGGGAATTTGCAACTGTCGAGAAGTTACAAAATCACGAAAAGACACATAAACCAGTGAGGAATAATTTCCTGAAACCCACATCGTGTAAGAATATCAAGGAATACACCCCAATGAGTACATTGCTGTGGCAATCTATCTACCCTTAA